One part of the Oncorhynchus clarkii lewisi isolate Uvic-CL-2024 chromosome 7, UVic_Ocla_1.0, whole genome shotgun sequence genome encodes these proteins:
- the LOC139413745 gene encoding transmembrane and coiled-coil domains protein 1-like, whose product MDQASSEQSPEEPEVGRRASESEHGLSKITHNALENMGALGHGLKQLFQPQRRRSSVSPHDATTSFSMGGPAPEPPDSGGTEVGDSPAPGPDSDPHATSSAPPAALSRVLQQIRSAPPMIKRGTSLQSRRSKTGGTGDPPQKGSPQIHRRSTQEVMLLQDGRPRSSSTTDTLTSPTLADMLLTSGYHSTEEPDQLDRLDGSGPAISPNAISYGADSYGLDSVDSTPDPQRTKQAIAQLQQKILKLTEQIKIEQRARDDNVAEYLKLANNADKQQSARIKQVFEKKNQKSAQTIQQLQRKLERYQRKLKEVEHNGIPRQPKDVLRDMHQGLKDVGAKVTGGLSSFSHATHSAAGAVVSKPREIASLIRNKFGSADNISSLRDSLDEPQEDGHGLGGASSPKYGSEDDCSSASSGSAGVNSVPGGPPSSKGLNTLDPGQSLGLDTLLHEVQELRDNQGRLDESFNSLKSHYQRDYTMIIQALQEERYRCERLEEQLNDLTELHQNEILNLKQELASMEEKIAYQSYERARDIQEALEACQTRISKMELQQQQQQVVQLEGLENATARTLLGKLINVLLAVMAVLLVFVSTVANCVVPLMKTRSRTFSTLLLVVLLAFLWRNWEVISQYLDRFLLSPS is encoded by the exons ATGGATCAGGCTAGCAGTGAGCAGAGTCCTGAGGAGCCGGAGGTGGGCCGAAGGGCATCTGAGTCAGAGCACGGCCTGTCCAAAATCACCCACAATGCACTGGAAAACATGGGCGCGCTGGGCCACGGCCTGAAGCAGCTCTTCCAGCCGCAGCGCCGCCGCTCGTCCGTCTCCCCGCACGACGCCACCACCTCCTTCTCTATGGGTGGGCCCGCCCCTGAGCCCCCGGACAGTGGGGGTACAGAGGTTGGGGACTCTCCCGCCCCCGGTCCGGACTCTGACCCCCACGCTACTTCCTCCGCTCCCCCTGCAGCTCTGAGCCGCGTTCTGCAGCAGATCAGAAGCGCGCCCCCAATGATAAAGCGAGGGACCAGCCTGCAGAGCCGCCGCAGCAAGACTGGGGGGACTGGGGACCCCCCCCAGAAAGGCAGCCCCCAGATCCACCGGAGGAGTACCCAGGAGGTGATGCTGCTGCAGGATGGCCGCCCGCGCTCCTCCTCCACTACGGACACGCTCACCAGCCCCACCCTGGCCGACATGCTGCTCACATCCGGGTACCACTCCACTGAGGAGCCTGACCAG CTGGATCGTCTGGACGGCTCTGGCCCGGCCATATCGCCCAACGCTATTTCCTATGGAGCCGACAGCTACGGGCTGGACTCGGTGGACAGCACCCCAGACCCCCAGCGCACAAAACAAGCCATTGCCCAGCTGCAGCAGAAGATACTCAAGCTCACAGAGCAAATCAAAATCGAGCAGAGGGCCAGAGACGACAATGTGGCAGAGTACCTGAAGCTAGCTAACAACGCAGACAAGCAGCAGAGTGCCCGCATTAAACAGGTGTTTGAGAAGAAGAACCAGAAATCAGCCCAGACCATCCAGCAGCTGCAGAGGAAGTTGGAGCGCTATCAGCGCAAGCTGAAAGAGGTGGAGCACAACGGGATCCCCCGTCAGCCCAAAGACGTGCTCCGAGACATGCACCAAGGCCTCAAGGACGTGGGCGCAAAG GTGACCGGTGGCCTCTCCAGCTTCTCCCACGCCACTCACTCTGCAGCTGGGGCCGTGGTGTCCAAGCCCCGAGAGATTGCCTCCCTCATCCGCAACAAGTTTGGCAGCGCTGACAACATTTCGTCCCTGAGGGACTCCCTCGACGAACCCCAGGAGGATGGTCACGGTCTCGGGGGGGCTTCCAGCCCAAAGTACGGCAGTGAGGATGACTGCTCTAGCGCCAGCTCCGGCTCGGCAGGGGTCAACAGCGTCCCCGGGGGCCCACCCAGCTCTAAGGGTCTTAACACCCTGGACCCCGGCCAGTCATTGGGCTTGGACACGCTGCTCCACGAGGTTCAGGAGCTCCGGGACAACCAGGGTCGGCTGGATGAGTCGTTCAACAGCCTGAAGAGTCACTACCAGAGAGACTACACCATGATCATACAGGCCCTGCAGGAGGAGAGATACAG gtGTGAGCGTCTGGAGGAGCAGCTCAACGACTTAACAGAGCTCCACCAAAATGAGATCCTCAACCTGAAGCAGGAGCTGGCCAGCATGGAGGAGAAGATCGCCTATCAGTCCTACGAGAGAGCTAGAGACATTCAG GAGGCGTTGGAGGCATGCCAGACGCGGATCTCCAAGATGGagctccagcagcagcagcagcaggtggTCCAGCTAGAAGGCCTGGAGAACGCCACGGCCCGCACCTTGCTGGGCAAGCTCATCAACGTGCTGCTAGCCGTCATGGCCGTGCTCCTGGTGTTCGTCTCCACTGTGGCCAACTGCGTGGTGCCCTTGATGAAGACGCGTAGCCGCACCTTCTCAACGCTGCTCCTTGTTGTCCTCCTCGCCTTCCTCTGGAGGAACTGGGAGGTCATCTCCCAGTACTTGGACCGCTTCCTGTTGTCCCCGAGTTGA
- the LOC139413757 gene encoding linker histone H1M, protein MAPKKTVASEEGIASSESTNKDEKVSGKAKSESSKAPDVARKTHLHPPTMIMVKEALKELDSRKGVSSQAIRSYITEKYPSLDQVRLKYMMRKALNKGIESGILARPPNSTASGAQGRFRLAVRGKLKEPKLKATENTDPNVAKASKAGAKKTKEKEAVSERRTTAKKEKTSEDAKPKKAPGGSKVAPTKKPKATRPAVEGGAEVAAEDQPKALKTTKAAKKGEGAAKKGEGAAKKGEGAAKKGEGAAKKGEGAAKKGEGAAKKGEGAAKKGEGAAKKGEGAAKKGEGAPAARTTGKRGKKGAAE, encoded by the exons CCGAAGAAGGAATCGCATCTTCTGAATCAACCAATAAAGATGAGAAAGTGTCGGGAAAAGCTAAATCCG AGTCCAGCAAAGCACCTGATGTGGCAAGGAAAACCCACCTTCATCCACCAACGATGATTATGGTCAAAGAAGCGCTGAAGGAATTGGACTCTCGAAAGGGTGTTTCCTCGCAGGCCATTCGTAGTTACATAACAGAGAAATATCCATCTTTGGACCAGGTGAGGTTGAAGTACATGATGCGCAAGGCCCTGAACAAAGGAATTGAGAGCGGGATATTAGCGAGGCCACCTAACTCCACTGCAAGCGGCGCACAGGGGAGGTTTCGG CTTGCAGTCAGAGGTAAATTGAAGGAGCCCAAGCTTAAGGCCACTGAGAACACTGATCCCAATGTGGCGAAGGCCTCCAAGGCTGGAGCCAAGAAGACCAAGGAGAAGGAAGCAG TTTCTGAGAGACGAACTACAGCCAAAAAGGAGAAGACTTCAGAg GATGCAAAACCCAAGAAGGCTCCTGGTGGCTCCAAGGTGGCCCCTACGAAGAAGCCCAAGGCGACGAGGCCTGCAGTGGAAGGAGGGGCTGAGGTGGCTGCTGAGGACCAGCCCAAAGCACTGAAGACTACCAAAGCAGCCAAGAAGGGCGAGGGGGCAGCCAAGAAGGGCGAGGGGGCAGCCAAGAAGGGCGAGGGGGCAGCCAAGAAGGGCGAGGGGGCAGCCAAGAAGGGCGAGGGGGCAGCCAAGAAGGGCGAGGGGGCAGCCAAGAAGGGCGAGGGGGCAGCCAAGAAGGGCGAGGGGGCAGCCAAGAAGGGCGAGGGGGCAGCCAAGAAGGGCGAGGGGGCTCCTGCTGCTAGAACCACAGGGAAACGAGGCAAGAAGGGAGCAGCTGAGTGA